A window from Candidatus Neomarinimicrobiota bacterium encodes these proteins:
- a CDS encoding aminotransferase class I/II-fold pyridoxal phosphate-dependent enzyme, with protein sequence MEFAQRMARIGTETAFAVGAQAGEWAAKGNKVYPFHLGDMNIITPKNIREAATRAMNDGKTGYCPNAGIPELRKALANDVGSQRGVEYSMENVAVQPGGKPVIGKFLNVVLNPGEEALYPNPGYPIYESMIEFLGGVAKPYSYVETEDGFDLDMEQLESQITDKTTVLVYNNYQNPMGAESSEKEMKHLADLAVKHDLWVLSDEAYFEIRYSGESQSIAKFPGMKERTVILYTFGKKFAMTGWRLGAAIGPEEVIAAIAKVNTNDESCTNHFNQYAAIEALTGDQSGSREILATLKERRDVAVELLNDIDGIYCHKPETTFYLFPNVTEAMKEKGFESLSDFQDAGLYNTGVSYCTRNHFGRPLPGERNKYLRFAYSGIDVEDIREGLGKFKEWIEG encoded by the coding sequence ATGGAATTTGCGCAACGGATGGCACGGATTGGTACGGAGACGGCTTTTGCTGTCGGAGCCCAGGCCGGAGAGTGGGCTGCGAAGGGAAACAAAGTTTACCCGTTTCACCTGGGTGACATGAACATAATCACGCCGAAAAATATCCGGGAAGCGGCAACCCGGGCGATGAATGACGGAAAAACCGGATACTGCCCCAACGCCGGAATCCCGGAATTACGAAAAGCGCTGGCCAACGATGTCGGAAGCCAGCGAGGTGTGGAGTATTCCATGGAAAATGTGGCCGTTCAGCCCGGCGGGAAACCGGTGATCGGTAAATTTCTAAACGTGGTGCTAAATCCGGGTGAAGAGGCACTCTACCCGAATCCCGGATATCCGATCTACGAATCGATGATTGAATTCCTCGGTGGCGTGGCGAAACCGTACTCATATGTGGAGACTGAAGATGGATTCGACCTGGATATGGAGCAGCTCGAATCTCAAATAACGGACAAAACGACGGTATTGGTCTATAACAACTACCAGAATCCCATGGGCGCTGAGAGTTCTGAGAAAGAAATGAAGCATCTGGCGGACCTGGCGGTGAAACACGATCTTTGGGTGCTGTCGGATGAAGCGTATTTCGAAATCCGCTACAGCGGTGAGAGCCAGAGCATTGCCAAATTCCCTGGAATGAAGGAGCGGACGGTTATCCTGTATACGTTCGGAAAGAAATTCGCGATGACCGGCTGGCGGCTCGGCGCGGCCATCGGCCCGGAAGAAGTCATCGCGGCAATCGCCAAGGTGAATACCAATGACGAGTCCTGCACCAATCACTTTAACCAGTACGCCGCCATAGAAGCGCTGACAGGCGATCAGAGTGGGTCTCGAGAGATTTTGGCGACGCTCAAGGAACGCCGGGATGTAGCGGTGGAACTGCTGAATGACATTGACGGAATTTACTGCCATAAACCGGAGACCACCTTTTACCTGTTTCCGAATGTGACGGAAGCGATGAAAGAGAAGGGTTTCGAGAGCTTGTCCGATTTCCAGGACGCAGGACTGTATAACACAGGTGTTTCCTACTGTACTCGGAACCATTTCGGACGTCCATTACCCGGCGAGCGGAATAAATATCTGCGATTCGCCTATTCCGGCATTGATGTTGAGGATATCCGGGAAGGACTTGGGAAGTTTAAGGAGTGGATAGAAGGTTAA
- the ruvA gene encoding Holliday junction branch migration protein RuvA: MYEYIKGPLVKKSTNEAVVDIQGVGYALEVSLATYEQLPDLNKECHLWTYLYVREDAQRLYGFATENERELFLELTSVSGIGPKVAIGILSGGTVQEVKQSIVNEDVKALKRFPGIGPKTAKRVILELRESLATDMAEEEGGEAGSPLSSLQKEGVLALESLGYSHSQAEKAVRTVLKNDGSIETVETLIKQALNTM, from the coding sequence ATGTACGAATATATTAAAGGCCCGCTCGTAAAGAAATCCACCAACGAAGCCGTCGTCGATATTCAAGGCGTTGGCTATGCGCTGGAAGTCTCCCTGGCGACCTACGAACAGCTACCGGACCTGAACAAGGAGTGCCATCTCTGGACGTATCTGTACGTTCGGGAAGATGCCCAGCGATTATACGGCTTCGCAACCGAGAATGAACGGGAGCTGTTCCTCGAACTGACCAGCGTCTCGGGCATCGGTCCCAAAGTCGCCATCGGGATCCTATCCGGCGGTACTGTTCAGGAGGTAAAGCAGAGTATCGTCAACGAAGATGTGAAAGCGCTAAAACGCTTTCCGGGCATTGGCCCGAAGACGGCCAAGCGGGTTATTCTGGAACTGCGGGAATCGCTGGCCACCGATATGGCCGAGGAAGAGGGAGGCGAAGCCGGCTCGCCGCTGAGCTCCCTGCAAAAAGAAGGCGTCCTCGCTCTGGAATCGCTGGGATACAGCCACTCCCAGGCGGAAAAAGCTGTGCGAACCGTGTTAAAGAACGATGGATCTATAGAAACCGTGGAAACGCTGATCAAACAGGCGCTGAACACTATGTAA
- the ruvC gene encoding crossover junction endodeoxyribonuclease RuvC yields the protein MRVLGIDPGLRCTGYGIIDFTGRNSRVIQFGTIRTDAKNEFSRRIQTVYDDISDVIQEYTPDEFAIEEAFYSKNAKTALQLGHVRGVAMLAAMHASLPVTEYSAKKIKMAITGRGGATKEQVQFMVKNMLKLDEPPTPLDASDALACALCHQQQLQLSL from the coding sequence ATGCGGGTATTAGGCATTGATCCGGGGCTCCGCTGCACCGGATACGGAATCATCGATTTTACCGGCCGCAATTCCCGGGTTATCCAGTTCGGAACCATCCGGACCGATGCAAAAAACGAATTTTCCAGGCGTATTCAAACCGTTTACGACGATATATCAGACGTCATTCAGGAGTACACTCCGGACGAGTTTGCTATCGAAGAAGCATTCTATAGTAAAAATGCCAAAACTGCGCTCCAATTGGGACACGTGCGTGGTGTAGCGATGCTGGCGGCAATGCACGCCAGCCTTCCGGTGACTGAGTACTCCGCTAAAAAGATTAAAATGGCAATTACCGGGCGCGGAGGCGCCACCAAGGAACAGGTGCAGTTCATGGTAAAAAATATGCTGAAACTCGACGAGCCGCCCACACCGCTGGACGCCTCGGACGCGCTCGCCTGTGCACTCTGTCATCAACAACAACTTCAACTGAGTCTATGA